Proteins from a genomic interval of Phlebotomus papatasi isolate M1 chromosome 3, Ppap_2.1, whole genome shotgun sequence:
- the LOC129808014 gene encoding nucleolar protein 10 — protein sequence MSVTDVNDVKIYNFSAGKSLPDWLTDQKKKKLLNKNGDLRRKIDLIQDFDMPGISTSIQVTPDQQYIIATGMYKPRIKCYDFSNLSVKFERCFDAEVVNFEILSEDYSKIVFLQCDRHIEFHTAPGRHYRLRIPKFGRDLAYHSPSCDLFLVAASPEVYRFNLERGQFSQSFETQSLVNNVCVVNREHHLLCVGTEKGSVEAWDPRQKNRCGSVQVVTEGMDSDNGTTASITALNFKNGLQFGAGTSDGQIFLYDLRSNRPFTAKDHMNNLPIKRINFNPSQSIVYSMDSGILKMWDENTGKQFAFIESTSDFNDFCTIPNTGMLFFAQEDKRMQTFYVPQLGPAPRWCSFLDNLTEELDTELVQNIYDDYKFVTKQELAELNLEDLKGTNLLRAYMHGYFVDIRLYRKARSAVDYYSFDRYKKEKARQQIELTRPSRVEIKMDLPKVNRDLAEKLIETEAESLMQDTRFSALFQDPDFAIDENVEEYKMLKPVLSHLKKIKHPKKSLPKITPSVLQEDDNEAHVSTDEDLFSENEDDQESSDDDQRWTKDMKKQYRAIQKEKQREEEAAQKTARDTFKIQAEDDLNLGWDATKSSRRKHIPLGDRIARQESAENALKIVNTSTGRQMKFTVGSGSKGMRMRADQIRKHREERRQLVRKPRGLKLKRLPFK from the exons ATGTCTGTAACTGatgtaaatgatgtgaaaatctACAATTTTAGTGCTGGAAAATCTCTCCCAGAT TGGCTGACGGATCAGAAAAAGAAGAAACTCCTGAACAAAAATGGGGATTTACGGAGGAAAATTGATCTTATTCAGGACTTTGATATGCCTGGAATATCGACGAGTATTCAGGTGACACCGGATCAGCAGTATATCATTGCTACGGGAATGTACAAGCCGAGGATAAAGTGCTATGATTTCAGTAATCTTTCTGTGAAATTTGAACGATGTTTTGATGCTGAAGTGGTGAATTTTGAGATCCTCAGTGAGGATTACAGTAAAATTGTCTTTCTGCAGTGTGACAGACACATTGAGTTCCATACAGCTCCTGGGAGGCACTATAGGTTGAGGATACCGAAATTTGGGAGAGATCTTGCATATCATTCGCCTTCGTGTGATTTATTTCTTGTGGCTGCTTCTCCGGAAGTTTATCGGTTTAACCTGGAGAGAGGGCAGTTTTCTCAGTCCTTTGAGACTCAATCTCTGGTGAATAATGTTTGTGTGGTTAATCGGGAGCATCATTTGCTGTGTGTTGGAACGGAGAAGGGAAGTGTCGAGGCATGGGATCCACGGCAGAAAAATCGTTGTGGCTCTGTTCAGGTTGTGACTGAAGGGATGGATAGTGATAATGGTACTACGGCTTCAATTACAGCTCTGAATTTTAAGAATGGCCTTCAATTTGGAGCTGGAACAAGTGACGGGCAGATTTTTCTTTACGATCTCAGGTCGAATCGTCCCTTCACTGCCAAGGATCACATGAATAATCTCCCAATTAAGAGAATCAACTTCAATCCCAGTCAGTCCATTGTCTACTCAATGGACAGTGGGATTCTGAAGATGTGGGATGAGAATACAGGAAAGCAATTTGCCTTCATTGAATCCACGTCAGATTTCAATGATTTCTGCACAATTCCCAACACTGGAATGCTATTCTTTGCCCAGGAAGACAAAAGGATGCAGACATTTTATGTTCCACAACTCGGGCCAGCACCAAGATGGTGTTCCTTCCTGGACAATCTCACTGAGGAATTGGATACGGAATTAGTGCAGAATATTTACGATGACTACAAATTTGTCACAAAGCAGGAACTGGCAGAACTCAATCTGGAAGATCTCAAGGGTACAAATCTCCTCAGAGCCTACATGCATGGGTATTTTGTAGACATCCGGCTGTACAGGAAGGCAAGATCAGCTGTAGACTATTATTCATTTGATCGCTACAAAAAGGAAAAAGCCCGGCAGCAAATTGAACTCACCAGACCGAGTCGAGTTGAGATTAAAATGGATCTTCCGAAGGTCAATAGGGATTTGGCAGAGAAACTTATTGAGACAGAAGCTGAATCTCTGATGCAAGACACAAGATTCTCAGCCCTATTCCAAGATCCAGATTTTGCAATTGACGAAAATGTCGAAGAATACAAAATGCTAAAGCCCGTTTTGTCGCATCTCAAAAAAATTAAGCATCCGAAGAAGTCCCTGCCCAAAATTACTCCGTCTGTTCTTCAAGAAGATGACAATGAGGCCCATGTGAGTACAGATGAAGATCTCTTCTCAGAAAACGAAGATGACCAGGAGAGTTCAGATGATGATCAGAGATGGACGAAAGACATGAAGAAGCAGTACAGAGCGATTCAAAAAGAAAAGCAACGGGAAGAGGAGGCTGCACAAAAGACTGCACGAGATACATTCAAAATTCAAGCAGAAGATGATCTCAATTTAGGATGGGATGCAACAAAGTCATCAAGGAGGAAGCATATTCCCCTGGGAGATCGGATTGCAAGACAAGAAAGTGCAGAAAATGCACTCAAAATTGTAAATACTTCCACAGGAAGGCAGATGAAATTCACAGTAGGCTCTGGAAGCAAGGGCATGAGGATGCGTGCAGATCAGATAAGGAAGCATCGAGAGGAGAGGAGACAATTGGTCCGGAAGCCACGTGGGTTGAAATTGAAGCGTTTGccttttaaataa